From one Tetragenococcus osmophilus genomic stretch:
- a CDS encoding WecB/TagA/CpsF family glycosyltransferase, translating into MITEEIMGFPVDVITYNEIIKDLPEYLQSDKKMSAISVNPQIIVEGQNRSEIYEFIKKSTHRIPDGIGIVLVSKLLGGQIKERVAGIELMYRFLEYANTYKKSIFLYGAKPEVVADAAEKIQKDYPNLILSGRIDGYTDLSETEIIEKINYSKPDFLFVALGFPKQEEWLARNIPQLDVSVFQDVGGSFDVLSGHVKRAPQFFIDVHLEWLYRSLTDRKRFKRILQLPVFVIKSLCWKVRTRNDKKNS; encoded by the coding sequence ATGATAACTGAAGAAATTATGGGATTTCCTGTGGATGTGATTACTTATAATGAAATTATTAAAGACTTGCCAGAGTATTTACAAAGTGATAAAAAGATGAGCGCTATTAGCGTGAATCCACAAATTATTGTCGAAGGACAGAACCGCTCGGAGATCTATGAATTTATTAAAAAAAGTACACATCGGATTCCTGATGGCATAGGTATTGTATTGGTTTCAAAGCTACTAGGCGGGCAAATTAAAGAACGCGTAGCAGGTATTGAATTAATGTACCGGTTCTTAGAATATGCGAATACATATAAGAAAAGTATTTTTTTATACGGAGCCAAACCTGAAGTTGTGGCTGATGCTGCGGAAAAAATCCAAAAAGATTATCCAAATTTAATACTAAGTGGTAGAATCGATGGGTATACAGATTTATCAGAAACTGAAATTATTGAAAAAATTAACTATAGCAAGCCAGATTTTCTATTTGTAGCACTAGGTTTTCCTAAGCAAGAAGAGTGGTTAGCAAGAAATATCCCTCAGTTAGATGTTTCTGTATTTCAGGATGTTGGGGGAAGCTTTGATGTATTAAGTGGACATGTTAAGCGTGCGCCTCAATTTTTTATTGATGTTCATTTAGAGTGGTTGTATCGGTCATTAACTGACCGTAAAAGATTTAAGCGGATTTTACAACTGCCTGTATTTGTAATTAAAAGTTTATGTTGGAAGGTTCGTACAAGAAATGATAAAAAGAATTCTTAG
- a CDS encoding CDP-glycerol glycerophosphotransferase family protein produces MPDVKKVIKNYRKKMSNVTFSRQVEYQKAFEKYNIKDNVILYESFHGKGMTDNPFAIFKYLLNNPEFKNMKHVWVLNNSEDNEYYNYYKKFDNVEFIKTHTKQYFYYLASAKYLINSVSFPPYFLKKDDQVYVNTWHGTPLKTLGKDMEGSITQHSNLQKNFLQSNYILSPNEFTSEKIVYSHDINDIYTGKVLENGYPRIDNIFYESRVLESVFPILKGNKKLVLYAPTWRGEVGKVDDIVEQIVQSINDIVENINIDEYEFLVKVHPLVYKYIEGMEFEGITLIPNWVDTNELLHYVDILVTDYSSIFFDFLVTDKPIIFYLYDKDEYLAKRGVYLDLDALPGSICYTAEDVSTNIINSDVITQNHKEQIESYKNKFTNYDNGSVTRDYIDYIFSGKKSLVEKDYNNRKPNVVMYAGAFLNNGVTSSVINLTKLFPYDKYNLIIIDKSRGNKTFEDNIKRLSSNVHMAYRGGGMNLTFYEWVRYNRFMNYARVEDIGFYKEIVQQEWKRLLGNIDIEVGIDFSGYVPFWTFMMAFSGFPNRIIYQHNDMAAEKLKVVGGKKVHRKNLTRIFSLYPFFDFIASVGEKTLDQNFKFKLAT; encoded by the coding sequence ATGCCAGACGTTAAAAAAGTAATAAAGAATTATAGGAAGAAAATGAGCAACGTCACTTTTTCTAGACAAGTTGAATACCAAAAGGCCTTTGAAAAGTATAATATTAAAGATAACGTTATACTATATGAATCTTTCCACGGAAAAGGCATGACTGATAATCCGTTTGCTATATTTAAGTATTTGTTAAATAATCCTGAATTTAAAAATATGAAGCATGTTTGGGTTTTAAACAATTCTGAAGATAATGAGTACTATAACTATTATAAAAAGTTTGATAATGTGGAATTTATTAAAACTCACACTAAACAATATTTTTATTACTTAGCTTCCGCTAAATATTTAATAAATAGTGTCAGTTTTCCTCCATACTTTTTAAAGAAAGATGATCAAGTATATGTAAATACTTGGCATGGAACTCCCCTAAAAACTTTAGGAAAAGATATGGAAGGTTCGATTACTCAACATAGTAATCTTCAAAAAAATTTTTTACAGTCTAATTACATATTATCACCTAACGAATTTACTTCAGAAAAAATTGTCTACTCACATGATATAAATGATATATATACTGGAAAAGTGTTAGAAAATGGTTATCCTAGGATTGATAATATTTTTTATGAAAGTCGAGTCTTAGAAAGTGTATTTCCTATATTAAAGGGAAATAAAAAACTTGTTTTGTACGCACCTACTTGGAGAGGCGAAGTTGGGAAAGTTGATGATATTGTTGAACAAATTGTACAAAGCATTAATGATATTGTAGAAAATATTAATATTGATGAATACGAATTTCTAGTAAAAGTTCATCCGCTAGTATATAAATACATCGAAGGAATGGAATTTGAGGGGATTACGTTAATTCCTAATTGGGTAGATACTAATGAGTTATTGCATTATGTTGATATACTAGTAACAGATTATAGTAGTATATTCTTTGACTTTTTAGTTACTGATAAGCCGATCATATTTTATTTATATGATAAAGATGAATACTTAGCTAAACGTGGAGTTTATTTAGACTTAGATGCATTACCTGGCAGTATCTGTTATACAGCTGAGGATGTTTCAACAAATATTATAAATAGTGACGTGATTACTCAGAATCATAAAGAGCAAATTGAATCCTATAAGAATAAATTTACGAATTATGATAATGGCTCTGTTACAAGAGATTATATAGATTATATTTTTTCAGGTAAAAAAAGTTTAGTAGAAAAAGATTATAATAATAGAAAGCCTAATGTTGTAATGTATGCTGGAGCGTTTTTAAATAACGGTGTAACATCTTCAGTTATTAATTTAACTAAGCTTTTTCCTTATGATAAATACAACTTAATAATAATTGATAAAAGTAGGGGAAACAAAACATTTGAAGACAATATCAAAAGACTCTCGTCTAACGTTCATATGGCTTATCGTGGCGGTGGAATGAATTTAACATTTTACGAATGGGTAAGATATAATCGTTTCATGAATTATGCAAGAGTGGAAGATATAGGTTTCTATAAGGAAATTGTCCAACAAGAATGGAAAAGATTGTTAGGAAATATTGATATAGAAGTGGGTATTGACTTTAGTGGGTATGTGCCTTTTTGGACCTTTATGATGGCCTTTTCTGGATTTCCTAATCGTATTATATATCAGCATAATGATATGGCAGCTGAAAAGTTGAAAGTAGTTGGTGGCAAAAAAGTCCACCGCAAGAATTTAACAAGGATTTTTTCTTTATATCCATTCTTTGACTTTATTGCTTCTGTTGGTGAAAAAACTTTAGACCAAAATTTCAAGTTTAAGTTAGCCACTTAG
- a CDS encoding CDP-glycerol glycerophosphotransferase family protein, whose product MIKRILSKIYKIIFNFSASVFPIKSGVVLLETFNGKLPSDNPYAIYQELTKQVEEKNLYWGIKKENMKEAKEKYPDLNLVPRFSVKWLWLTTRANFWIFNSRMPNWLKKNKDTVYIQTWHGTPLKKLGADIQEVAMPGTDTEKYKNNFIVEAKRWDYLVAPNEYSEKIFKQAFQFQNNMLEIGYPRNDELVNNKDNKQLRNELKQKIIGKESGRVILYAPTWRDDYFIKKGSYKFFMPFDLEKITHCLEKEDTLIIRPHYLVGDSINIEGYEDQIKVCMNEPINELYLISDLLITDYSSVMFDFAILQRPMLFYPYDMKHYKEKLRGFYLDYNKVPGPIAQNEEEFYQFIQEFISYGEFSQYEDKIDAFEQRFCQWEDGKASQEVSQLLIKQSEDNNLS is encoded by the coding sequence ATGATAAAAAGAATTCTTAGTAAAATATATAAAATAATCTTTAATTTTTCTGCTTCAGTTTTCCCTATAAAAAGTGGAGTTGTTTTATTAGAAACATTCAATGGTAAGTTACCATCAGATAATCCTTATGCAATTTATCAAGAGTTAACCAAGCAGGTGGAAGAGAAAAATTTATATTGGGGAATAAAAAAAGAGAATATGAAAGAAGCAAAAGAAAAATATCCTGATTTGAATCTTGTCCCTCGTTTCTCAGTCAAGTGGCTATGGCTTACTACTCGAGCCAATTTTTGGATATTTAATTCACGCATGCCTAACTGGTTAAAGAAAAACAAAGATACAGTTTACATCCAAACTTGGCATGGAACGCCTTTAAAAAAATTAGGGGCTGATATACAAGAAGTAGCGATGCCAGGTACTGACACAGAAAAGTATAAAAACAACTTTATTGTTGAAGCTAAGCGTTGGGATTATTTAGTCGCTCCTAATGAGTATTCTGAAAAAATCTTTAAACAAGCTTTTCAATTTCAAAATAATATGTTGGAAATTGGCTACCCAAGAAATGATGAGTTAGTTAATAATAAGGACAATAAGCAGTTACGAAATGAATTAAAGCAAAAGATTATTGGCAAAGAAAGTGGCCGAGTTATTCTTTATGCGCCCACTTGGCGTGATGATTACTTTATCAAAAAAGGAAGCTACAAATTTTTTATGCCTTTTGATCTAGAAAAAATAACTCATTGTTTAGAGAAAGAAGATACGTTGATTATCCGTCCTCATTATTTAGTCGGTGATTCAATTAATATTGAAGGCTACGAAGATCAGATAAAAGTGTGTATGAATGAACCTATTAATGAACTATATTTGATTAGTGATTTATTGATTACAGACTATTCTTCCGTAATGTTTGATTTTGCGATATTACAACGACCTATGTTATTTTATCCTTATGATATGAAACATTATAAAGAAAAATTGCGGGGATTTTATCTAGATTATAACAAGGTCCCTGGTCCAATTGCGCAAAATGAAGAAGAGTTTTATCAATTTATTCAAGAGTTTATATCGTATGGTGAATTTTCGCAATATGAAGACAAGATAGACGCCTTTGAGCAAAGGTTTTGTCAGTGGGAGGATGGGAAAGCATCTCAAGAAGTTAGTCAGTTGTTAATAAAACAGTCCGAAGATAATAACTTAAGTTAA
- a CDS encoding IS30 family transposase, whose translation MTHSNHTTSARKGKHLSYSERSQIAILKQENYSNRRIASVLERAPQTINNEVKRGTVTQLKRQKQKGKVYDYYTEAYDADAGQAAYDRHRLNCGRRPKWADIDTFIEWADDKMLLDKWSPDAVTGFALEHELFDRAIIPSTTTLYNWIDKGIMRTTNLDLLEKLSRKPKVSSLKKRPNKRILGQSIDKRPKEIDSRETFGHWEIDTVVGNKEKTDAVLLTLVERQTRFEVIMKVNGKDQYSVDEAIYSLQERAGDDFSTMFKTITSDNGSEFAGLHEALKDTLDVYFSHPYASFERGTSENQHKFIRRFIPKGKSMGQVLESQCLRIQQWMNDYPRKILDYKTPHECFVNALRLEKQVA comes from the coding sequence ATGACGCACTCTAACCATACCACATCAGCACGTAAGGGAAAACACTTATCTTATTCAGAGCGGTCTCAAATCGCTATTTTAAAGCAAGAAAACTATTCCAATCGTCGGATTGCTAGTGTTTTAGAACGTGCTCCACAAACAATCAATAATGAGGTGAAGCGCGGAACGGTCACACAACTTAAACGCCAAAAGCAAAAAGGAAAGGTCTATGATTACTATACTGAAGCTTATGACGCTGATGCTGGACAAGCAGCTTATGACAGACATCGTTTAAACTGTGGCCGACGGCCAAAATGGGCGGATATAGATACCTTTATAGAATGGGCCGATGATAAGATGTTGCTTGATAAATGGTCCCCTGATGCCGTGACTGGTTTTGCGTTAGAGCATGAGTTGTTTGATCGTGCCATTATTCCTAGTACAACAACACTTTACAATTGGATAGATAAAGGAATCATGCGAACAACGAACCTTGATCTTTTAGAAAAGCTCTCTCGTAAACCAAAAGTGTCCTCTCTGAAGAAACGCCCAAATAAACGTATTCTCGGGCAATCGATAGACAAACGGCCTAAAGAAATTGATAGCCGTGAAACTTTTGGTCACTGGGAAATCGACACAGTCGTTGGTAATAAGGAGAAGACCGATGCCGTACTACTAACATTAGTTGAACGACAAACCCGCTTTGAAGTTATTATGAAGGTAAACGGTAAAGATCAATATTCAGTGGACGAAGCCATTTATTCTCTTCAAGAACGCGCTGGAGATGACTTTTCTACTATGTTTAAGACGATTACTTCAGATAATGGATCTGAATTTGCAGGTCTACATGAAGCGTTAAAGGATACCCTGGATGTTTATTTTAGCCATCCTTATGCATCATTTGAGCGAGGAACGAGTGAGAATCAGCATAAATTCATTCGTCGCTTCATTCCGAAAGGAAAGTCGATGGGTCAAGTTTTAGAATCACAATGCTTACGTATACAACAATGGATGAACGATTATCCCAGAAAAATATTGGATTATAAAACACCTCATGAGTGTTTCGTCAATGCCTTACGATTAGAAAAGCAAGTGGCTTAA
- a CDS encoding glycerophosphodiester phosphodiesterase produces MHRKKRNIFKSLSFLLLILLIGISVFAFIPTPKNDYVISHRGASGEEIEHTFKAYDLALNYNTKYIEQDVVTSKDGTLYVSHDENAKRITGINKDYKDMTSQEIDKLRTSDNQHILKLEDVFKRYKDRTHYAIELKEEDNKSALKPFEELVKKYGLENKVIVQARNKEALESLNVVFADMPKLILVNTEDELNNALNQSYIDIIGANKKLMNKSNITKAHDHGKEFNVFTLDSTNEIKKAIDLEIDSYFTNFTAKALTLEGNYR; encoded by the coding sequence ATGCATCGAAAAAAACGAAATATTTTCAAATCTCTTTCTTTTTTGCTCCTTATTTTACTTATTGGAATATCAGTTTTTGCTTTTATACCAACACCTAAGAATGATTATGTAATCTCACACCGAGGAGCAAGTGGAGAAGAAATTGAGCATACTTTTAAAGCTTATGATTTAGCCCTTAATTATAATACTAAATACATTGAACAAGATGTAGTAACATCAAAAGATGGTACTTTATATGTATCGCACGACGAAAATGCAAAACGCATAACCGGCATTAACAAAGACTATAAAGATATGACTTCTCAAGAAATAGATAAATTACGGACTTCTGATAATCAACATATTTTGAAGTTAGAAGACGTTTTTAAAAGATATAAAGACAGAACCCACTATGCAATAGAATTAAAGGAAGAAGATAACAAAAGTGCATTAAAGCCTTTTGAAGAACTCGTAAAAAAATATGGTTTAGAGAATAAGGTTATTGTACAAGCGCGTAATAAAGAGGCTCTAGAATCATTGAACGTTGTCTTTGCAGATATGCCAAAGCTGATATTAGTGAACACAGAGGATGAGCTAAATAATGCTTTAAACCAAAGCTATATAGATATTATCGGTGCGAATAAGAAATTAATGAACAAAAGTAATATAACAAAAGCACATGATCATGGAAAAGAATTTAATGTATTTACGCTAGACAGCACCAATGAAATAAAAAAAGCAATTGATTTAGAAATAGATAGCTATTTCACTAATTTTACTGCGAAGGCGTTAACGCTAGAAGGTAATTATAGATGA